The Tenacibaculum jejuense genome includes a window with the following:
- a CDS encoding alpha/beta hydrolase fold domain-containing protein: MLRNLTFFIIRLMGIKKIFSKTPVDYEKLRKSDRKLPPKRFLKKFSVESLDLDDTKIYKIKKADTTSKDLIIFIHGGAFISGPAEHHWNAIEKIVKDTSKELWLIDYPKAPEYNIHQICQNIDWVYEFATQTLALSENITLIGDSVGGNLIMTLTQRLLEKKKEIPKQLILITPVFDASMSNTEIESIAEKDPMLNVSGILSAKEMCANGLDLKDKTISPLYGTFKGFPKTEIYIGAYDIMYPDAKIGVKKMQEEEVDVKLIDGAKMPHIYPLLPVLPQAKKALQQIIESIKE; this comes from the coding sequence ATGTTAAGAAATCTTACTTTTTTTATTATTCGATTAATGGGAATCAAAAAGATATTTTCAAAAACTCCTGTTGATTATGAAAAATTAAGAAAGTCAGATAGAAAATTACCACCTAAGCGTTTTTTAAAAAAGTTTTCAGTAGAAAGTTTAGATTTAGATGATACTAAAATTTATAAAATAAAAAAGGCAGATACCACTAGTAAGGATTTAATAATTTTTATACATGGAGGGGCTTTTATTTCTGGTCCAGCTGAACATCACTGGAATGCTATTGAGAAAATAGTAAAAGATACAAGCAAAGAATTGTGGTTGATAGATTATCCTAAAGCTCCAGAATATAACATTCATCAAATTTGTCAAAATATAGATTGGGTTTACGAGTTTGCAACTCAAACTTTGGCCTTATCTGAAAATATTACTTTGATAGGAGATTCTGTTGGAGGGAATTTAATTATGACTTTAACGCAAAGGCTCTTAGAAAAGAAAAAAGAAATTCCTAAACAATTAATTTTAATTACTCCGGTTTTTGATGCGAGTATGTCAAACACTGAAATAGAAAGCATAGCTGAAAAAGATCCAATGTTAAACGTATCGGGAATACTTTCTGCAAAAGAAATGTGTGCAAATGGCTTAGATTTAAAAGATAAAACCATTTCTCCTTTATATGGAACGTTTAAAGGGTTTCCTAAAACTGAGATTTATATTGGAGCATATGATATTATGTATCCAGATGCAAAAATAGGAGTTAAGAAAATGCAAGAAGAAGAGGTAGATGTAAAACTTATAGATGGAGCTAAAATGCCACATATTTATCCGTTACTACCAGTTTTACCACAAGCAAAAAAAGCTTTACAGCAAATTATTGAAAGTATAAAAGAGTAA